The following DNA comes from Methanothrix sp..
CCATATCGACGCTCCTATCACTGGAAGCAAGACTCTCACCAACGAGGTGATTGTATCGGCCATGCCGGAGCATGGAGACAATGTAACTGCCAATGCCTCGGCCCAGGTCCTTGCAAGAGAGGCGAGGATCGATGTGCTCAAGGGAGCCTGTCCTGCGTTCGGCGCCCCTGGCAGCCTGGTCACCTTCAGTATTGATGTGACCAATAGCGGTGCAGCACGCCTGCCCCATGTATTCGTCGGCGATACCCTCCCTGAGGGGATGAGCTATATCTCCTCCACACCAGCGGCGGCAAGCCATGGCCGGAAGGTGCTCTGGGCTGATATCGGCCCATTGGATTCGGGAGAGAGACGGAGGCTGGAGATCGTGGCCAGAATAGACGGCCCGATAGAGGGCAATATAACCCTCACCAACCTGGTTCAGGTCTCAGCCCGGCCAGAGCACGGTCAGAATGTGACAGCCAACAGTAGCGTTGATGTTCTGGCCAGCGAGGCCAAAATCGATGTGGCCAAGGCAGCCGAGCCGGCGTTCGGCTCTGCTGGCACTATTGTGACCTTCACCCTGAATGTGACCAATACTGGCGCAGCCTCTTTGCCTGTGGTATCTGTAAGAGATCTGCTGCCTGAAGGGATGAGCTATCTCTCCTCGTATCCTGGGGGATCAAGCCAGGGTCAGAGGGTCATCTGGCCGAATATCGGTCCGATGAGCCCGGGGAGCAGCAAGAAGCTGGAGATAGTGGCTCGTTTGGACGGCCCGGTATCCGGAAATCTCACCCTCACCAACCAGGTCGAGGTAACAGGAATGCCGCAGCACGGCCAGAATGTAACTGCCCGTGATAGCGCGGATGTTCTGGCCAGCGAGGCGAAGGTCGCTATCAGCAAGGCAGCAGATCCCTCATTCGGATCTCCGGGCACAACAGTCGTCTTCACAGTGGACGTGACCAATAACGGATCTGCTCTCCTGCCGCATGTGTTTGTGAGCGATCTCTTGCCGGCGGGTCTGAGCTATCTCTCCTCCCACCCGGAGGGATCAGGCCAGGGTCAGAATGTCTACTGGTCTGACATAGGACCGATGGCGCCAGGCAGCAGCAAGAGGCTGCTCTTGAAGGCTCATATCGATGCTCCTGTGTCAGGGAACGTGACTCTCACCAACCAGGTTCAGGTCTCAGCACAGCCGGAGCACGGCCAGAATGTGACCGCCAGTGCTTCAGCAGAGGTCAGGGCGAGTGAAGCGAAGATCGCCATCAGCAAGGTGGCTAATCCGGTATTCGGCTCCCCTGGGACCGATGTAACCTTCACTATGGACGTCGCCAATAGCGGTGCTGCTCCATTGATGAGGGTGTCGGTCAGCGATCTGCTGCCTGCGGGAATGAGCTATGTCTCCTCAGATCCTGCCGGGTCCAACCAGGGCCAGCAGGTGATGTGGCCTGATATCGGACTCATGGCACCGGGTGAGAGCCGGAGGCTGCAGATCATAGCCAGAATCGACGGCCCGCTATCCGGCATCAAGGATCTGATCAACCAGGTCCAGGCCGTAGGGCAGCCGGAGCATGGAGGGAATGTAACTGCCAATGCCACGGCAGCCGTCCAGGCCCGGGAGGCGAAGGTCGGTGTGACCAAGATCGCCGATCCCGATTTTGGCTCTCCGGGGACAGATGTGACCTTCAGCATAAATGTGACAAACGACGGCTCTGCCCTTCTTCCCAATGTATTGGCGAGGGACCTTCTTCCAGCAGGCATGAGCTACATATCATCATCCCCTGCGGGATCAAACCAGGGCCAGAATGTGCTTTGGCCTGATATCGGCCCGATGGAGCCGGGAGCGAGCCGCCAGCTTGAGATCGTGGCCCGGATCGATGCTCCGATAACAGGCAGCATCGATCTCATCAATCAGGTGGACATATCTGCTAAGCCTGAGCACGGCGATAATGTTACTGCCAGCGCATCAGCCAGTCTTCTGACCAGTGAGGCCAGAATATCGGTCATCAAATCCGCCCAGCCGGCATACGGCTCGCCCGGGGCGAGCGTGGCCTTCGATCTGGAGGTCGAAAATACCGGTGTTGCTCGTCTGCCGCACGTCCTCGTTCGCGATCATCTGCCTGCGGGAATGAGCTATATCTCCTCAGATCCTGCCGGGTCCAACCAGGGCCAGCAGGTGATATGGCCTGATATCGGGCCAATGGATTCGGGCGAGATCAAAAGGCTCCAGATCCTGGCCAATATAGATGGACCGATATCGGGCAGCGAGAACTTCACCAACCTGGTGGATGTGGCCGGCAAGCCGGAACATGGGGATAATGTCACTGCCAGCGATACTGCAGTTGTCAGGGGACAGGAGGCGAAGATCGCTGTTGAGAAGAAGGCCGACCCATCATTCGGCTCTCCAGGCACAATTGTGACCTTCAGCCTGGAGGTGAAAAACGAGGGGCAAGCCCTCTTGCCTCATGTATTCGTGAGCGACCTGCTGCCTTCTGGCCTGAGCTATGTATCATCCAGCCCGGCAGGATCCAATGATGGCCAGATCGTCTCCTGGCCGGATATCGGGCCGATGGCACCTGGCAGCAGCAAGAGGCTCGAGATCGTGGCTCATATCGACGGCCCGTTATCAGGCATTCAGAACCTCACCAATCAGGTTACTGTGGCTGGAAAGCCGGAGTATGGTGAGAATGTAACTGCCAGTGCCTCGGCCACAGTCCAGGCGAGCGAAGCGGGGATCTCCGTAGTTAAGAGCGCAGAGCCATCATCAGGCTCGCCGGGCACAGCAGTCGGATTCTCTCTTGAGGTGACAAATACTGGTTCGGCGGCACTGCCCCATGTGTCGGTGAGCGACCTGCTGCCCGGAGGGATGAGCTATATCTCCTCCACACCAGCGGCAGCAAACCAGGGCCAGAAGGTCTTCTGGTCTGATATCGGGCCCATGGCGCCGGGTGAGAACAGGCAACTGCAGATCATTGCCCTGATCGATGGCCCGCTATCGGGCAGCCAGACCCTTACCAACCAGGTGAATGTAACCGGAAAGCCCGAGCACGGAAAGGAGGTCACTGCCAGTGCTTCTGCCGATGTCCTGGCAAAAGAGGCCAGTATTTCCGTCGTCAAGAGCGCCAATCCATCATTCGGCTCTCCGGGGGCTGAGGTGCTCTTCACAATGGATGTGACAAACACTGGAGCGGCGGCACTGCCTCATGTATCGGCGAGCGACCTGCTGCCCGGAGGGATGAGCTATCTCTCCTCCAGCCCGGAAGGAACGAACCAGGGCCAGAAGGTCTTCTGGCCTGATATCGGGCCCATGGCACCAGGTGAGAGCAGGCAGCTGAAGATCACTGCCAGAATCACAGGCCCGCTATCGGGCAGCCAGACATTCACCAACCAGATTGAGGTGATGGGCCAGCCCGAGCACGGCCAGAATGTCACTGCCTCCGATTCTGCTGAGGTCTTAGCCAGTGAGGCCAGGATCGCAGTCAATAAAAGGGCAGATCCAGCCTCTGGATCTCCCGGCGCCACAGTGACATTCACAATAGATGTCACAAACAGTGGAGCTGCTCCACTGCTTAATGTAGCGGCAAGCGATCAGCTGCCGGCGGGGATGAGCTATCTCTCCTCCAGCCCGGCAGGATCAAACCAGGGCCAGAATGTCCTCTGGCCGAACATTGGACCCATGGCCCCGGGCGAGAGCAGGAAGCTGGAGATTGTGGCTCGTATCGACGGCCCGATATCGGGCAGCCAGACCTTAACCAACCTGGTTGAGGCCGCCGGTCAGCCGGAACACGGGGAGAATGTCAGCTCCAGTGCCAGTGCTGATGTTCTGGCAAGAGAGGCGAAGATCTCAGTCATCAAGAGCGCTGATCCAGCATTTGGCACCATTGGGAGCATTCTGACATTCAAGCTCAATGTAACAAATAACGGTGAAGCCCTCCTCAGCCCCGTCTTTGTCAGCGATCTGCTGCCAGAGGGGCTGGAATATCTGGCCTCATCACAGGGAGGAGTCAGCAGCGGTCGCTACATCAATTGGACGGATATCGGGCCGCTGCAACCGGGGGAGACGGAGGACCTCTGGATAAAGGTCAGAATGGATGGAACAGTCTACGGATCTTTAGTAAATCGGGTTGACGTAGTGGGCAGACCGGAGCACGGCGAGGATATATCAGCCAGCTCCATGGCAGTGGTGGAGGGATACAGCTCGGGCATAGGCGCCATCAAGACAGCTGGCGAGACGGATGGCCTGCCCGGAAGCACTGTCAACTTCACCCTGGTCGTAGCCAATGTCGGAGCCACAGAGATCTGCAATATCACTGCAGAGGATCTGCTTCCTGAGGGTCTGCAGTATATGAGCGATGAGCATCAAGGAGAGTTGAATGAAGAAGGCAGGGTGATCTGGGAGGATCTGGGATGCCTGAAACCGGGGGAGAAGGTCCAGATCGAGATGATCGCCTCCATCACAGGAACTGCTTTCGGTGAACTGGAGAACAGATTCCTGGCGGAAGGGACCCCTGTGGGGAGCAATGAGCGGGTGAAGTGCGAGGCGCGGGCGAATGTGACTGCAGTGCCATCTCCATTCACCATCACCAAGACTGCGGATAAGCTCGTTTACCGGCCGGGGGAGGAGATGACCTATACCATCACCATCTGCAATCCACTTGATTACTTCCCTCTGAAGGACGTGGTGGTAAAGGATGTATTTGATAACAGTAAGGTTAGAGTCGTCGCCAGCTATCCTGAGCCCGGCAGTGATGGTCAGTGGCACTTCGCTCAGATCCTGAACAAGAGCTGTGAGACTATAACTGTGGTGGCGGTCTATCCCCAGTCGAATATAACCTTTGATAAGAGTCAGAATGTATCCGGCAGGGGCTTTGTCAATGTACATAGCGACCTTACCACAGGCATGGCCTCGATGGCAGTCACAAATTGCGTCTATGCCACTGCAAGGGTGGGAAGCCAGACCTGGTCCAGGCAGAGCTGTGCCAGTGTGGAGATCAGGGAGATTGGCACCGATCTGCAGGTGAGAGAGCATGGAAGCGGACTGTATCGAAGCGATGAGAGCACCAGATTGCTCTCTTCGAACCGGTCCATCATCTCCCGGCAGAGCACCTCTGCTCTCTATGCGCCTGAGGCCTTCCAGCTTCCCAACGACCGGAAGCTCAATTATTCATCTCAATGGGCGGAGAAGACCCAGGGCAAGAACTATGTAACCGGCGCCAGTATGCATGAGGCCTACCGCCATGCAACCGACATAGATCGGGAGACATACATCCGGATGGACGAGAACGGCTCGCAGATGAGGTTGGACTCCCGCTTCAATGGAACAGCAAGCATTGGTTTTTCCAAGCGGTCAGTGCAGGAGGGGGCAGGGACAAAGCCCATCTTCGAGGCACAGGAGGAGTATAGCGGCCAGTTCCAATTGAATGAATCCTTCCAGGAATACGGCTCAAGTGCTGCATCGGAGAGGGCAGCATCCGGAGAGGGCTATGTCTCATCGGACAGGAGAACAGGCCAATCTCAGAGGAGCTATGAGTCAGGCACCGGCAGCTACAGCATTGAAGAGAAGATCGACACCTTCTCCAACTATATGGCCAAAGACGTCAGCCTGGCCCATAAGGCAGTGAACCTGAGCCGCCCATCTGCTGCACCTCAAGAGCTGAAATGGAGGGAAGGAATGTGGTCTAAGAGCGGGTCCCAGCAGGGCGGAGTCATCGTCGCAAAGAGAGATCAGTCCGGCAGCAGGGTTGAGGATGGCTGTGCCCCGGCGAATGGAACCTCCCCGGCGAGCATAATCAGTGAGAGCTACAGCTCACTGGATTATCTGAAGAAGGATGCCGTCTCCCTTGGCCTCTCAGAGATGAGGTCCAATGCCACATTCAAGGGAGTTGCGGACTACAGGGCAAAGGCTACCAGCAGCAACGGCACAGATCTGATCGACAGCGAGGACCGATATATCGGAGAGTTCACCACTGCAAGAAGCATCGCCCTGAGCGGCGTGTCCAACTATGATCAGCCGCATATATCTATAAGAAAGGTGGGGCGGATCAGGCCGGAGTGGGTTGACAGGAAGAATCTCACTGTAGCCGAGTACAACATCAGCATAACCAATGATGGCAACTGTGCTCTTGCTCCATTATATGTTCAGGACCTCCTCCCACCAGGAACTGAGTACATAGGCTCATCTCTGCAGCCGGTAGCGATCGGGGAGGATGCCGTCAACTGGACGGTGCTTCATCTGGGAATAGGAGACACTCTGAGCATAACCCTGAAGTTAAATGTGACTGAGTCTGCACCGGGCAATCTGCTCAACCGGGCAGAGGTCAGCAGTATGGCAGGAGGGCAGCATGTGACAGCATCTGCCTATAGCTCTATAGAGCATGATTGGATAGGCTGCTGCCAGCCAATGATGGCCCTGGAAAAGGAGGTCCGGGTGGATCCAATCGATCCATTCCTGGTCCATTATGCCATCATCCTGAAGAATAATGCCAATGGATCCATGGCTGCCCGGCTGGACGATGACCTGCCGGGCGGCATGAGCCTGATCAAGGCCGATCCAGTCCCCGCAAGCTACGATGGCGAGCGTATCCATTGGGTGATTGCGGATATCGGGCCGGATCAGGTCATGAGGGTGGAGTATACTGTGAAGGCATCCGGAAACGGCAATTACATCAATAATGTGCATCTGGATGCCAGTTCAATAGACGGATCTGGAAGCTATAGCAGCATTGCGACATCCTACCTGGACCTTGGCCATACCGGGAGAAGAGCAAGAACCACCCTATATGATGAATGGCAGCCGCCTGATTGGGATATAGACACCTCGGAGGGAGAGGGCATTTAGCCTGTGAGAGGCAGCTTCAAGGCTGCTTTTTCTCTTTTTTCCCTCTCCACTATCGATGGGGACCTCTCAGGGCGGCCAGCTCCTGCAGGAGGCTCCTGAAAGGGAGGGCACGCTAACTTTAATAGATAGGTCTGCAAACTGCAGATCGTGGTACATGATGTCATTCGAGATCGAGAAGATTCACGCTCGTGAGATCCTTGACTCACGAGGAAACCCGACCGTCGAGGTTGATGTTTACACCTGCTGCGGCTTCGGTCGGGCGGCAGTGCCCTCGGGCGCATCAACAGGCACTCATGAGGCCCTGGAGCTGAGGGATGGGGGCGAGAGGTATAATGGCAAGGGCGTACTGAAGGCAGTCAAGAATGTGAATGAGGTGATTGCTCCCGAGGTGTTGGGTCTGGATGCTTCCTCTCAAAGGGAGATCGATAATCTGATGATAAGGATGGACGGGTCGGCGACCAAGGCCAATCTGGGAGCCAATGCCATTCTGGGTGTCTCCATAGCAGTGGCAAAAGCGGCTGCGATGTCCTCTGGGGTGCCTCTTTATAGGTACCTTGGAGGGGTGAATACAGTCACCCTTCCCATTCCCTCCTTCAATGTCCTCAATGGCGGGCAGCATGCAGGCAATGAGCTATCCATCCAGGAGTTCATGATCCTGCCCACTGGTGCCAAGAGCTACAGCGAGGGTCTGCGCATGGCTGCTGAGACCTACCATGCCTTAGGGAAGATCCTGCAGGGGAAATATGGCGTGGGAGCCACCAACGTTGGATATGAGGGTGGCTATGCTCCTCCACTGGTCAAGACCCGCGATGCCCTGGATGCCATCATGAGCGCCTTTGATATCAGCGGCTATGGAGAGGAGATCAAGATCGGCCTTGATGCTGCTGCCTCCAGCTTCTATCTGGATGGGGGCTACTCTGTGGATGGGAACCGCCTCTCTCCGGGAGAGCTCATCGACTATTATGTCGATCTGGTGAACACCTATCCCATCATATCCCTGGAGGATCCCTTTGAGGAGGAGGCCTATGACGACTTCGCCCGCCTCACAGCAAAGCTTCCAGGAACCATCATCGTGGGGGATGACCTTTACGTCACCAATATCAAACGCCTGGAGAAGGGGATCGAGATGTGCGCCAGCAATGCCCTTCTTCTCAAGCTCAACCAGATTGGAACAGTATCCGAGGCCTTCGATGCTGCCCGTATGTCCTTCCGGGCAGGATGGAGGGTTATGGCCTCGCACCGCTCTGCAGAGACCGAGGACGCGGCCCTGGCTGATGTTGCAGTTGCTTTGGGCTGTGAGCTGCTGAAGACCGGCGCCCCTGCTCGCTCCGAGAGGACGGCCAAGTACAACCAGCTCCTCAGAATCCAGGAGGAGTTGGAGGATGCGGCAAGATATGCCAGTATCTGAATCAGGAGGATGAATACTATTCCATCCTATTTTTTGAACGGCATTGATCTCTTCTCGGCTCGAAACATCTATACTCGATAAGAGACCATGAGGCCTCTTATGGATTACCCATTCAAGCGTGGATTCAAGCCGGATATGGAGAGAATCAGAGGGGTGCTGGAAGAGGAGTTCCCAACGGAGATACGGGAGGAGGATGGCAGGCTCTCTCTCTCCTTTGGCGCTCTGAAGAGCGTACGGGTCTCGATCAATGGCAAAAAGCTCAATGTGATCACGGAATCTGACCTGGGCGTAAGCGACGAGCTGACCCTTGACACCAACAAGCGTTTCCGGAATTTCCTGGAAAAGGCCACCGGATACACTGCGAAGCAGAGGCTGCAGATGGCCAAAAAAGAGGTTTCAAAGGGAGAGTGAATCTAGAAAAATCAGTACAGCATCAGCCTCCCTTTTACAAACTCCTCCACCAGGTCGCCGCTCCTCTCCAGCCAGTAGTCCAGGATGTGGTTGATCTCCGCTTCCCTTGCGGCTGTAAGCTGCATATCCCCTGATATACGAACTGCCCTCAGCAGCGGCTGGCTTATGGGCGAGCCGATCCTGCTCACCAGGGTGACATATGCTTCTCTTGCCCCCTCCAGCTCTGCGATCTCCCTGGCGCAGCGCTGGGCGAGGACATTGTAGATCTTCCCCACATGGCTCACCGGGTTCTTTCCTGCGATGGCCTCCATGGTCATGGGGCGCATAGGGGTGATCAGCCCGTTTCCCCGGTTTCCTCGCCCGGTGGCACCATCATCTCCCATCTCAATCGAGGTTCCAGTGACAGTAAGATAGATGTTATCGCCGCTATCTGCGCAGTTGACCCCCACCTCTGACCCCTGGCCGGCTCTCCTCTTCACCACCTCATAAACCTGTGCCCTGGCATCCTCATACTCCTCTCGCGAACCTATGAACCGGTCGACCATGGCAGCAGCAACCACCAGGTTCAGGCGGTCGTCTATCCGCACTGCCATGATCTTGGTGTCCTCTCCCACTCCCCTGATCCCCCTCACCTCCTCTTCCAGCTCCAAGACCAGCCTCTCAGTGGAGCTCAAGGGGGCATATCCCACCCCGATGGAGGTATCATTGGCCCCTTTGCCGATGAGGCTTCTCAGCTCCGGGGCCCCCTCTTCCACTCTCGGTTCCACTAAAAATGTCTCCAGATTTTTTACTGTATTGCGGAAGAGCGTGGCTGTCGCCTCCTCAATTATCTCATCCAGCGGCCTTGCATGAGTCTTTGTAGCTCTCCCCCCTACAACCACCGATGGCGGTTTGGATATCGAGCCGCCGCCAAATCGGGGTTGGCTCTGGCCGGCGATGATCAAGACCTTGTCCACATTATGGTGCAGAATCTGGCCGAACTCCTCCAGGTAATACCCCGACAGGGAGCGAGAAATGGCTTCTGATATCCCATCTGCCAGGGTATCCGGATGGCCGATTCCTTTTCTCTCTACCACCTCGAACTGGGGTGGTGCATATTTATGAAGGCTTATCATATAACCACAGATTATAATTAACTATATTATGATTAATATCTTTCGAGGCAGAGATGAATTTATAAGCCTTGAAGACTCATTTTCTGATTATATGAGTGAATCAACAGCATTCTCTGGTCAAGACACCATACAGGAGACATTCCTGAAGAGGATCGCAGCACTGGAATCCGACACCAAAATCCTGGCGGAGGAGCTGGAGACCACCAGGTTGGAGAAGGAGGAGGTGAGGGCAAAGCTCTTCGAATCCCTCATCGCCAATAAGAAGTATCTGCGTGAGGTCGAGCGGCTGAAGAAGGAGAACATTCTCTTAAAGAGG
Coding sequences within:
- a CDS encoding methionine adenosyltransferase, which gives rise to MISLHKYAPPQFEVVERKGIGHPDTLADGISEAISRSLSGYYLEEFGQILHHNVDKVLIIAGQSQPRFGGGSISKPPSVVVGGRATKTHARPLDEIIEEATATLFRNTVKNLETFLVEPRVEEGAPELRSLIGKGANDTSIGVGYAPLSSTERLVLELEEEVRGIRGVGEDTKIMAVRIDDRLNLVVAAAMVDRFIGSREEYEDARAQVYEVVKRRAGQGSEVGVNCADSGDNIYLTVTGTSIEMGDDGATGRGNRGNGLITPMRPMTMEAIAGKNPVSHVGKIYNVLAQRCAREIAELEGAREAYVTLVSRIGSPISQPLLRAVRISGDMQLTAAREAEINHILDYWLERSGDLVEEFVKGRLMLY
- the eno gene encoding phosphopyruvate hydratase, whose product is MSFEIEKIHAREILDSRGNPTVEVDVYTCCGFGRAAVPSGASTGTHEALELRDGGERYNGKGVLKAVKNVNEVIAPEVLGLDASSQREIDNLMIRMDGSATKANLGANAILGVSIAVAKAAAMSSGVPLYRYLGGVNTVTLPIPSFNVLNGGQHAGNELSIQEFMILPTGAKSYSEGLRMAAETYHALGKILQGKYGVGATNVGYEGGYAPPLVKTRDALDAIMSAFDISGYGEEIKIGLDAAASSFYLDGGYSVDGNRLSPGELIDYYVDLVNTYPIISLEDPFEEEAYDDFARLTAKLPGTIIVGDDLYVTNIKRLEKGIEMCASNALLLKLNQIGTVSEAFDAARMSFRAGWRVMASHRSAETEDAALADVAVALGCELLKTGAPARSERTAKYNQLLRIQEELEDAARYASI
- a CDS encoding DUF5611 family protein, which gives rise to MDYPFKRGFKPDMERIRGVLEEEFPTEIREEDGRLSLSFGALKSVRVSINGKKLNVITESDLGVSDELTLDTNKRFRNFLEKATGYTAKQRLQMAKKEVSKGE